In a genomic window of Telopea speciosissima isolate NSW1024214 ecotype Mountain lineage chromosome 5, Tspe_v1, whole genome shotgun sequence:
- the LOC122661470 gene encoding DExH-box ATP-dependent RNA helicase DExH10 isoform X2 has translation MEDSPTLGKRKSPEDSEAELKQPSEENSKPDSVLKRRNLARTCVHEVAVPTGYTSTKDEAVHGILSNPIYNGAMAKTYPFNLDPFQQISVACLERNESVLVSAHTSAGKTAVAEYAIAMAFRDKQRVIYTSPLKALSNQKYRELSQEFSDVGLMTGDVTLSPNASCLVMTTEILRGMLYRGSEVLKEVAWVIFDEIHYMKDRERGVVWEESIIFLPPAIKMVFLSATMSNATEFAEWICYLHKQPCHVVYTDFRPTPLQHYVFPMGGSGLYLVVDENEQFKEDNFMKLQDTFTKQKNKGDGNRSGAKASGRIAKGGSASGGSDIYKIVKMIMERKLQPVIIFSFSRRECEQHAMSMSKLDFNTKEEKEIVEQVFRNAILCLNEEDRNLPAIELMLPLLQRGIAVHHSGLLPIIKELVELLFQEGLVKALFATETFAMGLNMPAKTVVFTAVKKWDGDSHRYIGSGEYIQMSGRAGRRGKDDRGICIIMIDEEMEMNTLKDMVLGKPAPLVSTFRLSYYSILNLMSRAEGQFTAEHVIRNSFHQFQYEKTLPDIGKRVSKLEEEAATLDASGEAEVAEYHKLRLEVAQLEKKMMCEITRPERVLYFLLPGRLVKVRDGTTDWGWGVVVNVVKKPPAALGTLPSRGSSYIVDTLLHCSPGSSENGSRPKPCPPRPGEKGEMHVVPVQLPLISALSKIRLSIPSDLRPVEARQSILLAVQELGTRFPQGLPKLNPVKDMGIEDPEFVELVNKIEELEQRLFAHPMHKSQDEQQVKCFQRKAEVNHEIQTLKSKMRDSQLQKFRDELKNRSRVLKKLGHIDADGVVQLKGRAACLIDTGDELLVTELMFNGTFNDLDHHQVAALASCFIPGDKSNEQIHLRTELAKPLQQLQDSARRIAEIQRECKLEVNVDEYVDSTVRPFLMDVIYCWSKLCAAAHAVGEVDLENKFAAASASLRRGIMFSNSLYL, from the exons CCTATCTACAATGGTGCCATGGCTAAAACTTATCCCTTCAATCTTGACCCATTTCAGCAAATATCCGTAGCTTGTCTTGAGAGAAATGAGTCTGTTTTGGTCTCGGCACATACTTCTGCTGGTAAAACTGCTGTTGCTGAGTACGCCATTGCAATGGCTTTCAGAGATAAGCAAAGGGTTATATATACATCACCTTTGAAAGCTTTGAGCAATCAGAAGTATAGAGAGTTGAGCCAGGAGTTCTCGGATGTTGGGCTTATGACGGGCGATGTCACGCTATCACCTAATGCGAGTTGTTTGGTTATGACGACAGAGATTCTTAGAGGAATGCTATACAGGGGTTCTGAGGTGTTGAAGGAAGTTGCATGGGTTATCTTTGATGAAATCCATTACATGAAGGACCGGGAAAGAGGAGTTGTTTGGGAAGAAAGCATTATATTTTTGCCCCCTGCAATTAAAATGGTTTTTCTTTCAGCAACAATGTCAAATGCTACTGAATTTGCTGAATGGATTTGTTATTTGCACAAACAGCCTTGTCACGTTGTGTACACGGATTTTCGGCCTACTCCGCTGCAGCATTATGTGTTCCCTATGGGTGGCTCAGGATTGTACCTTGTTGTGGATGAGAATGAGCAGTTCAAGGAGGATAATTTTATGAAGCTACAGGATACTTTCACAAAACagaagaataagggtgatgGTAATAGGAGTGGAGCCAAAGCAAGTGGAAGGATTGCGAAGGGTGGGAGTGCTTCTGGTGGTTCTGACATATACAAGATTGTGAAG ATGATTATGGAACGGAAACTTCAACCTGTTATCATATTTAGCTTCAGTAGAAGAGAGTGTGAACAACATGCAATGTCTATgtccaaacttgattttaatACCAAAGAGGAGAAGGAAATTGTGGAGCAGGTTTTTAGAAATGCAATACTTTGCTTGAACGAGGAGGACAGAAACTTACCTGCTATTGAATTAATGTTGCCACTTCTCCAACGAGGTATTGCAGTCCATCATTCGGGGCTTCTTCCAATTATCAAGGAATTAGTGGAGCTTCTTTTCCAAGAAGGCCTTGTTAAGGCCCTTTTTGCTACAGAGACG TTTGCGATGGGTTTAAACATGCCTGCAAAAACTGTTGTGTTCACAGCGGTTAAAAAATGGGATGGTGATAGTCATCGCTATATTGGATCTGGCGAGTATATCCAG ATGAGTGGAAGGGCTGGGCGTCGTGGCAAGGATGACCGTGGTATTTGTATCATAATGATTGATGAGGAG ATGGAGATGAATACTCTCAAGGACATGGTTTTGGGTAAACCAGCTCCTTTGGTCAGTACTTTTAGACTGAGCTACTATTCAATTTTGAACTTAATGAGTCGTGCTGAGGGCCAATTTACTGCTGAGCATGTCATCAGGAATTCATTTCACCAATTTCAGTACGAGAAG ACTTTACCTGATATTGGGAAAAGGGTTTCGAAGCTGGAAGAGGAAGCTGCTACGCTTGATGCATCGGGAGAG GCTGAAGTTGCTGAATACCACAAGCTAAGACTTGAAGTAGCCCAACTCGAGAAGAAGATGATGTGTGAAATAACCAGGCCTGAAAGAGTtctgtattttcttcttcctgGTAGGCTG GTGAAGGTACGTGATGGTACAACTGATTGGGGTTGGGGGGTAGTAGTCAATGTGGTGAAAAAGCCCCCAGCAGCATTAGGAACTTTGCCTTCACGTGGTAGTAGTTATATAGTGGACACTTTGCTTCATTGCTCTCCTGGTTCAAGTGAGAATGGTTCTCGCCCCAAACCATGCCCACCTCGTCCTGGAGAGAAGGGCGAAATGCACGTG GTTCCTGTTCAGTTGCCCCTAATTTCTGCTCTGAGCAAAATAAGATTATCAATCCCTTCTGACCTTCGACCAGTGGAAGCGAGGCAAAGCATACTGCTGGCAGTACAGGAGTTGGGAACACGCTTCCCTCAAGGGCTTCCAAAACTTAATCCAGTGAAG GATATGGGAATTGAGGACCCTGAGTTTGTTGAGTTGGTCAATAAAATAGAGGAATTGGAACAGCGGTTATTTGCCCACCCAATGCATAAG TCTCAAGATGAGCAACAGGTCAAGtgtttccaaaggaaagcagaGGTGAATCATGAGATTCAAACACTCAAATCTAAGATGCGGGACTCCCAG CTTCAAAAATTCCGTGATGAGCTCAAGAACCGTTCGCGGGTTTTGAAGAAGCTTGGCCATAttgatgctgatggtgttgttCAATTAAAGGGGCGTGCTGCTTGCTTGATAGACACAGGAGATGAACTCCTTGTTACTGAACTGATGTTCAATG GTACGTTTAATGATCTTGATCATCACCAAGTTGCTGCTCTTGCTAGCTGCTTCATTCCTGGGGATAAATCAAACGAACAAATACATTTGAGAACCGAACTTGCAAAACCATTACAGCAACTCCAGGACAGTGCGAGAAGAATAGCAGAA ATACAACGTGAATGCAAATTGGAGGTAAACGTTGATGAGTATGTGGATTCAACAGTAAGACCATTCTTGATGGATGTGATCTACTGTTGGTCGAAG TTGTGTGCTGCTGCTCATGCAGTGGGAGAGGTTGATTTGGAGAACAAGTTTGCTGCTGCCAGTGCGAGCCTTCGGCGAGGTATTATGTTCTCGAATTCACTATATTTGTGA
- the LOC122661470 gene encoding DExH-box ATP-dependent RNA helicase DExH10 isoform X1, protein MEDSPTLGKRKSPEDSEAELKQPSEENSKPDSVLKRRNLARTCVHEVAVPTGYTSTKDEAVHGILSNPIYNGAMAKTYPFNLDPFQQISVACLERNESVLVSAHTSAGKTAVAEYAIAMAFRDKQRVIYTSPLKALSNQKYRELSQEFSDVGLMTGDVTLSPNASCLVMTTEILRGMLYRGSEVLKEVAWVIFDEIHYMKDRERGVVWEESIIFLPPAIKMVFLSATMSNATEFAEWICYLHKQPCHVVYTDFRPTPLQHYVFPMGGSGLYLVVDENEQFKEDNFMKLQDTFTKQKNKGDGNRSGAKASGRIAKGGSASGGSDIYKIVKMIMERKLQPVIIFSFSRRECEQHAMSMSKLDFNTKEEKEIVEQVFRNAILCLNEEDRNLPAIELMLPLLQRGIAVHHSGLLPIIKELVELLFQEGLVKALFATETFAMGLNMPAKTVVFTAVKKWDGDSHRYIGSGEYIQMSGRAGRRGKDDRGICIIMIDEEMEMNTLKDMVLGKPAPLVSTFRLSYYSILNLMSRAEGQFTAEHVIRNSFHQFQYEKTLPDIGKRVSKLEEEAATLDASGEAEVAEYHKLRLEVAQLEKKMMCEITRPERVLYFLLPGRLVKVRDGTTDWGWGVVVNVVKKPPAALGTLPSRGSSYIVDTLLHCSPGSSENGSRPKPCPPRPGEKGEMHVVPVQLPLISALSKIRLSIPSDLRPVEARQSILLAVQELGTRFPQGLPKLNPVKDMGIEDPEFVELVNKIEELEQRLFAHPMHKSQDEQQVKCFQRKAEVNHEIQTLKSKMRDSQLQKFRDELKNRSRVLKKLGHIDADGVVQLKGRAACLIDTGDELLVTELMFNGTFNDLDHHQVAALASCFIPGDKSNEQIHLRTELAKPLQQLQDSARRIAEIQRECKLEVNVDEYVDSTVRPFLMDVIYCWSKDATFAEIIEMTDIFEGSIIRLARRLDEFLNQLCAAAHAVGEVDLENKFAAASASLRRGIMFSNSLYL, encoded by the exons CCTATCTACAATGGTGCCATGGCTAAAACTTATCCCTTCAATCTTGACCCATTTCAGCAAATATCCGTAGCTTGTCTTGAGAGAAATGAGTCTGTTTTGGTCTCGGCACATACTTCTGCTGGTAAAACTGCTGTTGCTGAGTACGCCATTGCAATGGCTTTCAGAGATAAGCAAAGGGTTATATATACATCACCTTTGAAAGCTTTGAGCAATCAGAAGTATAGAGAGTTGAGCCAGGAGTTCTCGGATGTTGGGCTTATGACGGGCGATGTCACGCTATCACCTAATGCGAGTTGTTTGGTTATGACGACAGAGATTCTTAGAGGAATGCTATACAGGGGTTCTGAGGTGTTGAAGGAAGTTGCATGGGTTATCTTTGATGAAATCCATTACATGAAGGACCGGGAAAGAGGAGTTGTTTGGGAAGAAAGCATTATATTTTTGCCCCCTGCAATTAAAATGGTTTTTCTTTCAGCAACAATGTCAAATGCTACTGAATTTGCTGAATGGATTTGTTATTTGCACAAACAGCCTTGTCACGTTGTGTACACGGATTTTCGGCCTACTCCGCTGCAGCATTATGTGTTCCCTATGGGTGGCTCAGGATTGTACCTTGTTGTGGATGAGAATGAGCAGTTCAAGGAGGATAATTTTATGAAGCTACAGGATACTTTCACAAAACagaagaataagggtgatgGTAATAGGAGTGGAGCCAAAGCAAGTGGAAGGATTGCGAAGGGTGGGAGTGCTTCTGGTGGTTCTGACATATACAAGATTGTGAAG ATGATTATGGAACGGAAACTTCAACCTGTTATCATATTTAGCTTCAGTAGAAGAGAGTGTGAACAACATGCAATGTCTATgtccaaacttgattttaatACCAAAGAGGAGAAGGAAATTGTGGAGCAGGTTTTTAGAAATGCAATACTTTGCTTGAACGAGGAGGACAGAAACTTACCTGCTATTGAATTAATGTTGCCACTTCTCCAACGAGGTATTGCAGTCCATCATTCGGGGCTTCTTCCAATTATCAAGGAATTAGTGGAGCTTCTTTTCCAAGAAGGCCTTGTTAAGGCCCTTTTTGCTACAGAGACG TTTGCGATGGGTTTAAACATGCCTGCAAAAACTGTTGTGTTCACAGCGGTTAAAAAATGGGATGGTGATAGTCATCGCTATATTGGATCTGGCGAGTATATCCAG ATGAGTGGAAGGGCTGGGCGTCGTGGCAAGGATGACCGTGGTATTTGTATCATAATGATTGATGAGGAG ATGGAGATGAATACTCTCAAGGACATGGTTTTGGGTAAACCAGCTCCTTTGGTCAGTACTTTTAGACTGAGCTACTATTCAATTTTGAACTTAATGAGTCGTGCTGAGGGCCAATTTACTGCTGAGCATGTCATCAGGAATTCATTTCACCAATTTCAGTACGAGAAG ACTTTACCTGATATTGGGAAAAGGGTTTCGAAGCTGGAAGAGGAAGCTGCTACGCTTGATGCATCGGGAGAG GCTGAAGTTGCTGAATACCACAAGCTAAGACTTGAAGTAGCCCAACTCGAGAAGAAGATGATGTGTGAAATAACCAGGCCTGAAAGAGTtctgtattttcttcttcctgGTAGGCTG GTGAAGGTACGTGATGGTACAACTGATTGGGGTTGGGGGGTAGTAGTCAATGTGGTGAAAAAGCCCCCAGCAGCATTAGGAACTTTGCCTTCACGTGGTAGTAGTTATATAGTGGACACTTTGCTTCATTGCTCTCCTGGTTCAAGTGAGAATGGTTCTCGCCCCAAACCATGCCCACCTCGTCCTGGAGAGAAGGGCGAAATGCACGTG GTTCCTGTTCAGTTGCCCCTAATTTCTGCTCTGAGCAAAATAAGATTATCAATCCCTTCTGACCTTCGACCAGTGGAAGCGAGGCAAAGCATACTGCTGGCAGTACAGGAGTTGGGAACACGCTTCCCTCAAGGGCTTCCAAAACTTAATCCAGTGAAG GATATGGGAATTGAGGACCCTGAGTTTGTTGAGTTGGTCAATAAAATAGAGGAATTGGAACAGCGGTTATTTGCCCACCCAATGCATAAG TCTCAAGATGAGCAACAGGTCAAGtgtttccaaaggaaagcagaGGTGAATCATGAGATTCAAACACTCAAATCTAAGATGCGGGACTCCCAG CTTCAAAAATTCCGTGATGAGCTCAAGAACCGTTCGCGGGTTTTGAAGAAGCTTGGCCATAttgatgctgatggtgttgttCAATTAAAGGGGCGTGCTGCTTGCTTGATAGACACAGGAGATGAACTCCTTGTTACTGAACTGATGTTCAATG GTACGTTTAATGATCTTGATCATCACCAAGTTGCTGCTCTTGCTAGCTGCTTCATTCCTGGGGATAAATCAAACGAACAAATACATTTGAGAACCGAACTTGCAAAACCATTACAGCAACTCCAGGACAGTGCGAGAAGAATAGCAGAA ATACAACGTGAATGCAAATTGGAGGTAAACGTTGATGAGTATGTGGATTCAACAGTAAGACCATTCTTGATGGATGTGATCTACTGTTGGTCGAAG GATGCCACTTTTGCAGAGATTATAGAAATGACTGATATCTTTGAGGGTAGTATCATACGACTTGCTAGAAGGCTTGATGAGTTTTTGAACCAG TTGTGTGCTGCTGCTCATGCAGTGGGAGAGGTTGATTTGGAGAACAAGTTTGCTGCTGCCAGTGCGAGCCTTCGGCGAGGTATTATGTTCTCGAATTCACTATATTTGTGA